A section of the Oryza sativa Japonica Group chromosome 1, ASM3414082v1 genome encodes:
- the LOC4327799 gene encoding protein BIIDXI isoform X2: MEGDTARRLALLGLCLGLLLLAPSHLASAAAVEDGLLSNGDFETAPAGGFVKSASVAEGASSIPGWTINGTVELISAGQHQGGMILIVPQGDHAVRLGNDASIGQVVQVEKGSEYAITFSAA; encoded by the exons atggagggagATACGGCGAGGAGGCTCGCATTGCTGGGGCTGTGCCTGGGCCTGCTTCTGCTGGCGCCCTCCCATCTGGCCTCGGCCGCTGCGGTGGAGGATG GCTTGCTCAGCAATGGTGACTTTGAGACAGCACCAGCTGGTGGTTTTGTCAAATCTGCTTCAGTTGCTGAGGGTGCATCATCGATCCCTGGCTGGACGATCAATGGGACAGTCGAGCTCATCTCAGCAGGCCAGCACCAGGGTGGCATGATTCTTATTGTTCCACAGG GGGATCATGCTGTACGTCTTGGAAACGATGCAAGTATAGGGCAGGTGGTGCAGGTTGAGAAGGGCTCAGAGTATGCTATCACGTTCAGTGCTGCCTGA
- the LOC4327800 gene encoding uncharacterized protein has translation MATPQLLLRRAFSSSFLSSPFRRPPLHPARSFVPPRAAMASSAAPFHMVQIQRDDTTFDAYVVGKENAPGIVVLQEWWGVDYEIKNHAVHISQIGEGYRALIPDLYRGKVALDVAEAQHLMEGLDWPGAVKDIQASVKWLKANGSPKVGVTGYCMGGALSIASGVSVPEVDAVVAFYGTPPSELADASKAQAPIQAHFGELDSFVGFADVTAAKSLEEKLKSSGVPHEVHIYPGCSHAFMNTSPEAVKRRKEMGLTDENQAAIDLAWSRFSTWMGRFLGSA, from the exons ATGGCCACACCGCAACTGCTGCTACGccgcgccttctcctcctccttcctctcctccccatTCCGCCGCCCGCCACTCCACCCCGCCCGCTCCTTCGTTCCCCCCCGCGCCGCCATGGcatcctccgccgcgccgttccaCATGGTCCAGATCCAGCGCGACGACACG ACTTTTGATGCCTATGTTGTTGGAAAAGAGAATGCTCCTGGAATTGTTGTTTTGCAAGAGTGGTGGGGGGTTGACTATGAGATCAAGAATCATGCTGTCCACATTTCCCAAATTGGTGAAGGATACAGAGCTCTCATTCCAGA TTTGTATCGTGGTAAGGTTGCTCTTGATGTAGCGGAAGCTCAGCATCTGATGGAAGGTCTAGACTGGCCGGGTGCGGTCAAGGATATTCAGGCTTCAGTTAAATGGCTCAAGGCAAATGGATCACCCAAG GTTGGTGTTACTGGATATTGCATGGGAGGCGCTTTGTCAATTGCAAGTGGAGTTTCAGTCCCAGAGGTTGATGCTGTTGTGGCTTTCTATGGGACACCACCTTCTGAGCTTGCCGATGCTTCCAAGGCCCAGGCTCCCATCCAGGCTCATTTTGGGGAGCTTGACAGTTTTGTTGGATTTGCAGATGTCACG GCAGCCAAGTCGCTGGAGGAGAAGCTCAAGTCATCTGGCGTGCCACATGAAGTCCACATCTACCCTGGCTGCTCGCATGCTTTTATGAACACATCACCTGAGGCCGtcaagaggaggaaggagatgggTCTGACTGATGAGAACCAGGCAGCAATTGACCTGGCCTGGTCTCGCTTCTCGACTTGGATGGGTCGTTTCCTTGGATCGGCGTGA
- the LOC136355352 gene encoding uncharacterized protein: MWAYNKKLANWEKSNRMCLIYVRGAISPEVIGEIIDSNDIKTYLANIEESFEFAPETHANTLVSEMITSHYDGKSGIRKHILEMTHMENQLRSMDMEISDGFLVHLIMRSLGLNYDPFKINYNTQKEKWTIQELISHSVEEEERQRAEKQKIKDQLNLTNAFDKGKKVYQGESSNKNSEPEGK, translated from the coding sequence ATGTGGGCCTACAATAAGAAGTTAGCCAACTGGGAGAAGTCCAATAGAATGTGCTTAATTTATGTCAGGGGTGCCATCTCTCCAGAAGTTATTGGAGAAATCATTGACTCTAATGACATTAAGACGTATCTGGCAAACATTGAAGAAAGTTTTGAATTTGCACCTGAGACTCATGCCAATACGCTTGTAAGTGAGATGATCACTAGTCATTATGATGGCAAAAGTGGTATAAGGAAGCACATCCTTGAGATGACTCATATGGAAAATCAACTCAGATCCATGGATATGGAAATATCTGATGGATTTTTAGTGCACCTCATCATGAGATCTCTAGGTCTTAACTATGATCcattcaaaataaattataataccCAGAAAGAGAAGTGGACCATACAAGAACTGATCTCACACTCAGTGGAAGAGGAAGAGCGCCAAAGGGCTGAAAAGCAGAAGATAAAAGACCAGCTCAACCTCACTAATGCCTTTGATAAAGGCAAGAAGGTCTATCAAGGGGAATCCTCTAATAAGAATAGCGAGCCAGAGGGCAAGTAG